GGTTTGCAGCTGCGGCGGGAACTCGCCCTGCACCATCACCAGGTTGCGGCGAATGTCCACGATGTCCAGCATCTGCTCGTCCTGCACCGGGCAGACCTGCATGCAGGCCCCGCAGGTGGTGCAGCCCCACACCGCTTCTTCGCTGATCGCGTATTCCAGCAGCGGGCGGGCGGTAGCGGCCCCGTCCTCGAAAGCGGCTTTCTTGAGGGTAAAGGGGCTGGCGTGCGCGCCAATCGCGTTCAGCTCCATGCGCTTGTTGATTTCCAGCGCGGCGGGGCTGAGGGCCTTGCCGGTGGCGTTGGCCGGGCAGACATCCTGGCAGCGGTTGCACTGGATACAGGCGTAGGCGTCCAGCAATCTAGGCCATTCGAGGTCTTCGAGTTTTTCCACGCCCAGCTTGGGTTCCTCGGCTTCCATCGCCTCTTCCAGCCCCGGCATCGGCGGCAGTACCCCGCTGCCCACCGGGCGCTTGAGGGCATAGTTCAGCGGCGCTCCCACAAAGTGAAAGTGCTTGGAGTACGGGAAATAGATCATGAACGCGAGGATGCTGCCCAGCGCGCCCCAGAAGCCCAACACCCACCAGTTCATCTGCGCGGCATGGCTCAGACCTCCGAAGAGAAGGTTGCCCAGTCCGGTAGCGAAAGGCTGCCAGGGGTCGCCACCTTCCATCGCCATCTTGCTGCTCTGGGCGATCATCCGGCTGCCGACATGGAAAATGATAAAGCTGGCCACGATAATCGAGTCGCGCCGGATGTACCCGGACCCCACCCAGTCGTGCAGTAACGTCTTTTCGTTGAATTTGAAGTCACGCTTGCCCTGCGTGAAAAAGCGCCGCACCATCAGCCCGATCACGCCCAGAATCACGGCGGCACTGAGCAGATCGGCCAGCAGGTTGTAGGCGATGCCAAAGGGATTGTCCGAGTGAATCGCAAACGGGAAAAAGCCTTCGAGCAGGTCCACCACGTTGACCAGCAGGTAATACACGAACCCGTAGAACACCATCGAGTGCAGCACCCCGATGACCGGGCGCTTACGGAACACCCGCTCCTGGGTCAGCGAGGTCGTGATGGCGTAACCGATCCGCCCCGGCAGGTTGTCGAAGCGCGGTTCAGTGGCTGCTGTGCCGCGCAGGTTGCGCAGATACAGTCGGTAAAAGCCCCAGGCCAGGAAAGTTCCGGTGATCAGGGCGTACAGGGCGAATAGGATTTTATGTAGATCGGGCAGCAAGGGAAAGAACCTCCGGTGCGGGATAGGGCAAGGTCAGGTCAACGGGGACGCGCCGCGCCGTGGGCGGCTTGGGCCAAAGATTGAACTCAGTTCAAAAGAGTGTAACCAACTCGGGGCTGCCCCTATTGTTCCATAATCGGCGCAGCGAAGGCAGCGGCGCTCCCACGCTGAAGCTCCGGCCAGCGTGGGTCAGGGGATGATCCAGCTGCTCCACGCTGAGGCGGCTCAGGGTGTCCAGTTCCCAGGTCAGCAGATCGCGCAGTTGCCTTGTCGGCGTCACAGGCAGCCCCCGCACTCCGGCAATGGTGGCCCAGTACTCCCGCTTGGTGCTTTGAATATGCGCCAGCCGGGTTAGGGCCAGCGCGTGCCCTGGCGTGTCCACGCCGCAGGAGAGGGTGCGCTGGTAGGCACCCTCCACACTCTCCCAGGGGTCAAAGCTGGACTCGCGCAGCAGAATACTCAGGCAAGTGGGGCAGTTCCGCTCGCTGCCCGGCAGATCAGATTCGGATCGGACCATACCTTTACTGTGGCACTCACCGGGGCCTGACCGCCCGCTTTCCCTGCGGTCTGCTAGCTTGGGCAAAGCCGGAAATATTCTGCCCTGTAGGGCCGCCCCGCCTAGACCACCATGTCCAATCCTTTGCCGCCACTGCTCAGCCGCCTGCGGACCGCCCTGCTCCAGGAGGTCGGCGCGGCGCGGCTGGGTGCGCTGGGCCTGCCCTGGCTGGTCACGCTGGCTGTCATGCTGGGCGGGCCACTGGTGCAACTCGGCGGTGAGCGCGGCGGCACGGCGGCCGAGCAAACCCGCCTGCCAGACGCTCCCAGCCCACAGGCCCAGGCCTCAGCGGACCGGGACTGGCCGCGCCTCACGGGCCGCGAGCGGGCCTGGCAGGGCGAGCAAACGCCCCAGCCCTGGCCGGACCTGCCGCCGCAGCGCCCCGACTGGACCACACCGCAACCAAAACTGGGCTGGGCCACGTTACACCTGGGCCGAATTCCCGCTCCGGCAGCCCACCTGTACTGGGGCAAGCGCCAACTTGAAGGAGGCTAGCGGTACGGGCTGGCCACGCTCAGGCATGACTTGTCCGTCCTCATCTACTGACCTCATTTCAAGGAGAATCCGCTTTTGACGTTCAACAACCCCAATCAGCGCCAGCGCCGCACGCGCCGTGCCGCCCCTCCCAGCGGGCGCCCCAACATCTGGACCGGCCTGCTGCTGCTGCTGACCTTTATCACGGCGCTGGCCTTTATCTGGCGCCCCTGGCAGCACCCCGACACGCCCACCCAGCTATACAACAAAGACTTTCAGGCCGTGACCCTGGGCCTGGACCTGCGCGGTGGTCTGCGCATCGAGCTGGAACCGACCACCGACAATTACACCCGCGACGACCTGGACCGGGTCAAGACCATCGTGGAAAACCGTGTGAACGCCCTTGGCGTGGCCGAGCCGACCGTCACGGTCAGCAGCAACGACCGCGTGATCGTGGAAGCCCCCGGGGCCACCCCCGAAATCCAGCAGCAGGTCCGCGACGTGATCGGGCAGACCGCCCGCCTGGAATTCCGGATCGTGAAGCCGGATGCCACCGTGGATTCGGACCTGGCCGCCGCTGAGCCGAACACCCAGGGTTATACGCTGGACGACCTCGGCCCGGCGGAGGCCACTGGCGAAGTGATTGCCGATGCCCGCGCCACCACCGACCCCACTTCAGGGCGCTGGGTGGTGGCCTTTACCAACACCGAAGAAGGTGCCAAACAGTTTGGTGAATTCACGGGACGCAACATTGGCAAGCAGATGGCGATCGTGCTGGACGACCAGATCATGTCGGCCCCTACCATCCAGAGTCAGCTGTTCCGCGACGTACAGATCACGGGCGACTTTGACGCCGCGAGAGCGGGTAACCTGGCCCTGGTCCTCGAAAGCGGTTCGCTGCCGATTGGGGTTCAGACTGCCGCTGAGCGCTCTATCGGTCCCAGCCTGGGCGCGGATGCCATTGACAACGGTATGAAAGCTGGCTTGATCGGCCTGGCGGCTGTGTTTGTCCTGCTGTTCGTGTATTACGGCTTCTGGCTGGGCCTGGTCGGCGCACTGGGTCTGATCTTCTCGGCCGCGCTGCTGATGGGCCTGCTGGGCGGGTTTGGGTCCACACTGACCCTGCCAGGTATTGCCGGTCTGGTGCTGACTATCGGCGCTGCCGTGGACGGCAACGTGATTTCTTTCGAGCGCTTCAAGGAAGAACTGCGCCGGGGTAAAGGCCCTCGTCAGGCCGTCGCCAAAGCCTATGAGCACTCCACCCTGACCATTCTGGACGTAAACGCCACCCACCTAATCAGCGCCTTCGCGCTGTACCAGTTTTCTAACGGCCCGGTGCGCGGCTTCGCGGTGACGGTGATTGCCGGTACGGTCGCCATGACCATTTCCAACCTGATTTTCGCCAAGTGGCTGATGCAGTGGTTGAGCAGCCGCTTTCCTCACCTCAGCGCACCACAGTGGTTCGCTGAGCCGCGCATCAACTTCCTGAAGCCTGCGGCCATGATTACTGGCCTGAGCACCCTGCTGGCGCTGGGCGGCATCGGCTACATCGCCACTCAGGGCCTCAACTACGGGGTGGACTTTACCTCCGGCACGACCATCACGGCCCGCTTTGCCGACGACGTGACCCCCGAGAGCATCCGTGAGCAGGTGGTGGCCGCTGGCGCGCCGCAGATCAACCCCCAAAACACCGTGATCCAGCAGGAAATCGTGCCGGACATCACCGGCAGCCAGTACTCCATCAAGGTGCCGGAGCTGACGGCGGCCCAGACCAGCGCCGTAGGCCAGCAACTCGGGAGCCTGGGCGGCGAGGTGCAGGGGAGTGAAACCGTCGGGCCCACCGTGGGTGCGGAGCTAACCCGCAACACCATCTATGCCATGCTGCTGGGCCTGAGCGGCATCCTGATCTATGTGTGGTTCCGCTTTGACCTGGTGATGGGCGTCGGATCCATCCTGGCGACCATCCACGACGTGGCGATTGCCGTGGGCATCTACGCGCTGATGGGCCTGGAGTTCAACATTTCTACGGTGGCCGCGATCCTGACCCTCATCGGCTACTCGCTGAACGACTCGATCATCATCTCGGACCGTATCCGCGAGAACCTGCGGACCATGCGCGGCACTTCTTACGCCGACATCGTGAACGCCTCGATCAACCAGACGCTGTCGCGCACCTTGATGACTTCTCTGAGCACCATGCTGCCACTCATCGCCTTGCTGATCTGGGGCGGCCCGGTGCTGCGCGACTTTAGCTTGCTGCTGCTGCTCGGGATCATCGTCGGAACGTATTCCTCGATCTACATCGTGGCCCCGCTGGTGGTGTGGTGGAATGGCCGCCGCCCAGTCAGCCCGCCTTCCCAACCGGAGACGGCTATGTAAGCAGTTCCACTTTTTAGCGTTTCAGTGCAGCTCCTAGGTGAAGTTCTGGGAGCTGCAATCTTTGGTCTTAGGCCGCTGCCCTCATCACCACTTCACACCCGCGTCAGCCTGGCCCGCTAAGCTGGGCAGCATGAAAGCCATCCCCACCCTGTTGACTGCGGCTGCCCTGGCCGCTTCTGGTATGACTCTTGCCCAGGCACAGACCCAGCCCGCCCAGAGCACCCCTAGCGCCCAGAGCAACGTCGGTGCTGGCCTCCCCATCAGCATTCAAAAGGACGACCGCTTCCTGCTGCTGAGCGGTGCGGGCCTGGCACGGGCTTTCCCCAACGCCGCGACCCGCCCTGACGTGGTGTTCGTGACCCAGGACCGCAAGGTCACCATTTCGCTAGAGTACCGCACCACCTCGCTGCGCGCGGGCGAAATCACCACCCTGCTGACCCAGTACCCCACCGTGCTGCGCCGCCAGCTGCCCACCATCAGCACACTGAACACCGACATCGTGCGGGCCGGCGGCAACCAGTGGGCCCAGTTCGTCATGACCCTGCCGACCCAAAACGGTGAGCGCCGCTTGGAACAATTGATCACCTCAGTCAACAACCGCCCCATGGTGGTGACCATTGCGGGCATGACCGACGGCTACAAGGCCAATGAAACGGCTGTGCGCAACTTGATCAACTCGATTCAGGTCATTCGCTGATCAGCCCAAGTCAGCCAACTTGATTCCCTCACATCCAGTGGGGCTTCTGCTGATGAACAGAAGCCCCACTGGATTGTTGTTAGGGCACTGGTCCAGGCGCATTGAGGCTGACGCCGCGCTGGCCGTATTCGGTGGTCAGTTATGGGTCAGACCCACCACCGCCGAAATCCCAGGTGGGCTTCTGCTCGCCCCCTATGCCGACAGCGTTGAAGAACCGGTCAATCCGCGCAAACTTTTGCATACTCTCAGCGACATCGCACCTGACGGCTTCTTCGTCAGCGACCTGGGTCATCAGCAGTATCTTCCGCGATTTTTCAAAACGTGTAGTGCATCCAATGCACTGCAAGCGCCATCGCGCCTGCAGACCGCCGCCTTCGTCCGATTCTGCCAGCGGCCCCTACCGTTTGCCCTCGTCTGCGGCGCGCTCGGCTGGTCTAGACTGCGACTCTGACCATGATCCTGCTGCCAGGGGAACAACTGATGGTGAAGCCTCTGCTGCTGGGAGAACGGCGAGGGCTGCGCCTGCAAGTAGGCTGGTGGCGTGGCCAACGGGTTCTAAGTAAGGTGCTGATCACCGATCACGAAGATTGCTGGGGCCTTTTTGAACGGGAAGCCGCGGTGGCGGCACGTCTTCATCACCCACAGCTTCCGGAGTTGCTGGCGCGCTCGAAGCGGCAGTTGATCTTCGGCTGGCGCGACGGCCTGCTCCTACGTACCATCCTCTCCGTGCCGCCGCCTGGCGGCTTGGACCTATGCGCTACCTTGCGGCTGGGCCTGGGCATTCTGACTGGACTGGAGCACCTGCACGGCAGAGGCGTGGTACATCAGGACCTCAAACCCGACAACCTACTGCTGAGTGGTTGGGCCGCCTATGAACCGCTTCGCCCACAGCAGGTCATCCTGCTGGACTTTGACCAGAGCTGGGCGGCCGACTTGGCAGATGTGGCCCCTGGAGTCCGGATGGGCACACCGCATTACATGGCCCCGGAACAATTCAGCGGAGTACGTGGCGACCCACGCAGCGACCTGTACAGCCTGGGCGCCGTGCTGTACGAGGCGCTGAGCGGCGAGCCGCCCTACCCCCAACCGCTGCCCTGGCTGCTGGGGCAAACTGCGGTGCGCCAGGACTGGCCAGGGCCGGCCCCCGTGGTGGAACTACTGGCCGCCCTGCTGGACCCACACCCAGCGGCACGTCCAGCCACGGCTCAGGCTGCCGCCGAATGGCTGCGCGTGGTGGCCAAGCAATTGGACCTGGGACTGGGATAACAGTGTGCAACAGCCGCTATCCTGAACCATCATGCTCGCGGCGTTTAGTGGACATCCTTTTCTGGCCGAGCTGGCCCTGCGCGACTGGGCCGAGGCACAGGGCATCAACCGCGCCGAACTGACCCGCCTGAGCGGCGACGAGGTGACGCCTGAAACCCTAGAGCCGCTGCTGGCCCCCAGTCTGTTTGGCGGTGGCGGCGTGATCGTGGACCTGAGCGGCGTCAAACCGACCAGGGACCTGATGAACCTGCTGGCCGGTGCCCAGGCCCCAGCCTTGGTCCTGGACGTTACCTCTCCCGCCACCCGCGCCAAGGTGTACGAGGAACACGGCCAGCTGATCCGCAGCCCCAACCCGCAGCGCCCCGGCGATGTGCTGGGCTGGCTGGTGCCTTACGCCAAGGGACAGGGCCTGAAGCTGGAACGAGATGCCGCGCAGTACCTGGCGGATGTGTTCGGCAACGATCT
The sequence above is a segment of the Deinococcus radiophilus genome. Coding sequences within it:
- a CDS encoding protein kinase domain-containing protein; translation: MILLPGEQLMVKPLLLGERRGLRLQVGWWRGQRVLSKVLITDHEDCWGLFEREAAVAARLHHPQLPELLARSKRQLIFGWRDGLLLRTILSVPPPGGLDLCATLRLGLGILTGLEHLHGRGVVHQDLKPDNLLLSGWAAYEPLRPQQVILLDFDQSWAADLADVAPGVRMGTPHYMAPEQFSGVRGDPRSDLYSLGAVLYEALSGEPPYPQPLPWLLGQTAVRQDWPGPAPVVELLAALLDPHPAARPATAQAAAEWLRVVAKQLDLGLG
- the secD gene encoding protein translocase subunit SecD yields the protein MTFNNPNQRQRRTRRAAPPSGRPNIWTGLLLLLTFITALAFIWRPWQHPDTPTQLYNKDFQAVTLGLDLRGGLRIELEPTTDNYTRDDLDRVKTIVENRVNALGVAEPTVTVSSNDRVIVEAPGATPEIQQQVRDVIGQTARLEFRIVKPDATVDSDLAAAEPNTQGYTLDDLGPAEATGEVIADARATTDPTSGRWVVAFTNTEEGAKQFGEFTGRNIGKQMAIVLDDQIMSAPTIQSQLFRDVQITGDFDAARAGNLALVLESGSLPIGVQTAAERSIGPSLGADAIDNGMKAGLIGLAAVFVLLFVYYGFWLGLVGALGLIFSAALLMGLLGGFGSTLTLPGIAGLVLTIGAAVDGNVISFERFKEELRRGKGPRQAVAKAYEHSTLTILDVNATHLISAFALYQFSNGPVRGFAVTVIAGTVAMTISNLIFAKWLMQWLSSRFPHLSAPQWFAEPRINFLKPAAMITGLSTLLALGGIGYIATQGLNYGVDFTSGTTITARFADDVTPESIREQVVAAGAPQINPQNTVIQQEIVPDITGSQYSIKVPELTAAQTSAVGQQLGSLGGEVQGSETVGPTVGAELTRNTIYAMLLGLSGILIYVWFRFDLVMGVGSILATIHDVAIAVGIYALMGLEFNISTVAAILTLIGYSLNDSIIISDRIRENLRTMRGTSYADIVNASINQTLSRTLMTSLSTMLPLIALLIWGGPVLRDFSLLLLLGIIVGTYSSIYIVAPLVVWWNGRRPVSPPSQPETAM